The Primulina eburnea isolate SZY01 chromosome 8, ASM2296580v1, whole genome shotgun sequence genome contains a region encoding:
- the LOC140839578 gene encoding spermidine hydroxycinnamoyl transferase-like: MFSSSTTAIQRPIMVNLKATHIVRPAEPTPDETMYLNASDQIKDISHTPTIYFYKNTAALDAISILKDSLSKVLVLFYPLAGRLTWSAEGGSRVELHCNGKGVPIFEAESEAVVEDFGDFTPTLSIQALIPSVDYTTPIEEVPMVIVQLTRFRCGGVSIGLGISHVMADGPSALHFVDQWAKIARGGETISPPYLDRKVLETDKQLDSTFDPSVLRPPPTLIGQEDNMEQRKKPITVAFLNLSKLQIEKLRNKANLDFHQENNTASRGYSRFEAVAAHIWRCTSRARGHVSEQQTSLHFPADFRNKMNPPLPRNYLGNALIRVEATDTSGNLLSNSLGAASKKIREAVEKVTENTVISYLNFLKNLPDVGRFRSLDNNGRPKGDFYGNPNLAIISWTALPLYGTDFGWGKEIHMGPGPMGFDGKTFIIPSHNGDGSFNIAIWLQEEHMQEFKKCFYDQI, translated from the coding sequence ATGTTTTCTTCTTCCACCACAGCAATTCAACGCCCGATAATGGTGAATCTGAAAGCTACACATATTGTCCGGCCAGCGGAGCCGACCCCAGATGAAACCATGTACTTGAACGCTTCTGATCAGATCAAAGACATCTCACACACTCCGACTATTTACTTCTACAAAAACACTGCTGCCTTGGATGCTATTTCGATTCTCAAGGATTCGCTAAGTAAAGTGTTGGTATTGTTTTATCCTCTGGCAGGGCGGCTGACCTGGTCGGCGGAAGGTGGCAGCAGGGTGGAGCTTCACTGTAATGGGAAAGGTGTCCCCATTTTTGAGGCGGAGTCGGAGGCGGTCGTGGAGGACTTTGGAGACTTCACTCCGACCTTATCTATTCAGGCTTTGATTCCGTCGGTAGATTACACTACCCCGATTGAGGAAGTCCCGATGGTTATAGTGCAACTGACGCGTTTCCGTTGCGGTGGAGTTAGCATCGGCCTTGGGATCTCACATGTGATGGCGGATGGGCCGAGCGCTCTCCATTTCGTTGATCAGTGGGCGAAAATTGCACGCGGCGGTGAAACTATTTCTCCGCCGTACCTCGACCGGAAAGTGCTGGAAACAGACAAGCAACTGGATTCCACCTTCGACCCCTCGGTTCTGCGGCCTCCGCCGACGCTAATCGGCCAAGAAGATAACATGGAACAAAGAAAGAAGCCCATCACCGTCGCTTTTCTCAACCTCAGCAAACTACAAATCGAGAAACTCCGCAACAAAGCGAACCTGGATTTCCACCAAGAAAACAACACAGCCAGCCGCGGGTACAGCCGATTCGAGGCCGTCGCAGCTCACATCTGGCGCTGCACAAGCAGAGCACGCGGCCACGTCTCCGAGCAGCAAACAAGCCTACACTTCCCCGCAGATTTCCGCAACAAAATGAATCCACCTCTTCCGAGAAACTACTTAGGAAACGCCCTGATTCGTGTTGAAGCCACGGATACTTCAGGAAACCTGCTATCAAACTCCCTCGGCGCAGCTTCCAAGAAAATCCGTGAAGCAGTTGAAAAGGTCACCGAAAACACAGTGATATCGTACTTGAATTTCTTGAAGAATCTACCAGACGTAGGCCGGTTCAGATCCTTGGATAACAACGGCCGGCCGAAGGGAGATTTCTACGGAAACCCGAATCTGGCGATCATTAGCTGGACGGCACTGCCGCTCTACGGCACAGATTTTGGGTGGGGGAAGGAGATCCATATGGGTCCCGGACCAATGGGTTTCGACGGGAAAACGTTCATAATTCCTAGCCATAATGGAGATGGTTCATTCAATATCGCCATATGGCTGCAAGAAGAACACATGCAAGAATTCAAGAAATGCTTCTACGATCAAATATGA